A portion of the Choristoneura fumiferana chromosome 6, NRCan_CFum_1, whole genome shotgun sequence genome contains these proteins:
- the LOC141429132 gene encoding uncharacterized protein isoform X5, with translation MFVQVSKSDALTQMCQNCLDLLNGCIMFREMCQKNNKRMMKMVAKEDSASQELKRQKKRHKNLTESDDLPLTDFSEYVKCESSQEQNDERGEDSNDSYNIPSPTFSDANAIWGCHFCSKDFFDMDSYSDHLARCPGETITKQPEELTKRKFLCDICGKTCSSNASLLVHMGIHENIFPYKCDVCPYQGRTADLLKVHKRSHMIDKPFKCTQCPKATTTSSNLAKHMRHVHSTTRPFKGNFQCTYCEKAFSYQHDMKRHIKDIHLRQGTVECDVCYKKFNTKKILQGHRWKIHKIKGERQGRLPSYLQHQMQEQRHEINMSHLDPPY, from the exons atgtttgttcag GTCAGTAAATCAGATGCCTTAACACAAATGTGTCAAAATTGCTTGGATCTGCTCAATGGGTGCATCATGTTTAGGGAAATgtgccaaaaaaataacaaaagaatgATGAAAATGGTGGCTAAGGAAG ATTCTGCTTCACAAGAATTAAAAAGGCAGAAGAAGCGCCATAAAAACCTTACTGAAAGTGATGACCTTCCTTTAACTG ATTTTTCAGAATATGTTAAGTGTGAGAGCAGCCAAGAGCAGAATGATGAAAGGGGTGAAGACAGTAATGATTCGTATAACATTCCCTCACCAACATTCTCTGATGCTAATGCCATATGGGGATGCCATTTCTGCtctaaagatttttttgatatg GATTCCTACAGTGATCATTTAGCCCGATGTCCAGGTGAAACTATAACAAAGCAGCCTGAAGAGCTTACTAAGAGGAAGTTCCTTTGTGACATATGTGGCAAGACATGCTCTTCCAATGCAAGTCTGTTAGTTCATAT GGGTATCCACGAAAACATATTTCCGTACAAATGCGACGTATGTCCATACCAAGGTCGGACCGCGGATCTGCTGAAAGTTCACAAGCGGTCACACATGATTGACAAGCCCTTCAAATGTACCCAGTGTCCCAAGGCCACCACTACCTCCAGCAATCTGGCCAAGCACATGAGACACGTGCACAGCACCACTAGACCTTTTAAG GGTAACTTTCAGTGCACCTACTGCGAAAAGGCATTCTCATATCAACATGACATGAAGAGGCACATAAAAGACATTCACCTTCGGCAAGGAACTGTGGAATGCGACGTCTGTTACAAAAAGTTCAATACAAA GAAAATATTACAAGGCCATCGCTGGAAGATTCACAAAATCAAGGGTGAGAGACAGGGACGCTTACCTTCCTACTTGCAGCACCAAATGCAGGAACAACGACATGAAATCAACATGAGCCACTTGGACCCGCCCTACTGa
- the LOC141429132 gene encoding uncharacterized protein isoform X1, producing the protein MASLLLLRSMLYAHALQKSKKKKQKKRKKSYVLSSVKIGTAMCRICASENGDIPIFDNFVQPNIPEDIKHFSGVTVSKSDALTQMCQNCLDLLNGCIMFREMCQKNNKRMMKMVAKEDSASQELKRQKKRHKNLTESDDLPLTDFSEYVKCESSQEQNDERGEDSNDSYNIPSPTFSDANAIWGCHFCSKDFFDMDSYSDHLARCPGETITKQPEELTKRKFLCDICGKTCSSNASLLVHMGIHENIFPYKCDVCPYQGRTADLLKVHKRSHMIDKPFKCTQCPKATTTSSNLAKHMRHVHSTTRPFKGNFQCTYCEKAFSYQHDMKRHIKDIHLRQGTVECDVCYKKFNTKKILQGHRWKIHKIKGERQGRLPSYLQHQMQEQRHEINMSHLDPPY; encoded by the exons ATGGCTTCACTTTTACTACTTAGATCTATGTTATACGCTCATGCTTTACAGAAATCCAAGAAGAAGAAACAGAAAAAGCGCAAGAAATC TTATGTTTTATCGAGCGTTAAAATAGGAACAGCAATGTGCAGGATATGTGCTTCTGAAAACGGAGATATACCTATTTTCGATAACTTTGTCCAACCTAATATTCCCGAAGACATCAAACACTTTTCGGGCGTTACG GTCAGTAAATCAGATGCCTTAACACAAATGTGTCAAAATTGCTTGGATCTGCTCAATGGGTGCATCATGTTTAGGGAAATgtgccaaaaaaataacaaaagaatgATGAAAATGGTGGCTAAGGAAG ATTCTGCTTCACAAGAATTAAAAAGGCAGAAGAAGCGCCATAAAAACCTTACTGAAAGTGATGACCTTCCTTTAACTG ATTTTTCAGAATATGTTAAGTGTGAGAGCAGCCAAGAGCAGAATGATGAAAGGGGTGAAGACAGTAATGATTCGTATAACATTCCCTCACCAACATTCTCTGATGCTAATGCCATATGGGGATGCCATTTCTGCtctaaagatttttttgatatg GATTCCTACAGTGATCATTTAGCCCGATGTCCAGGTGAAACTATAACAAAGCAGCCTGAAGAGCTTACTAAGAGGAAGTTCCTTTGTGACATATGTGGCAAGACATGCTCTTCCAATGCAAGTCTGTTAGTTCATAT GGGTATCCACGAAAACATATTTCCGTACAAATGCGACGTATGTCCATACCAAGGTCGGACCGCGGATCTGCTGAAAGTTCACAAGCGGTCACACATGATTGACAAGCCCTTCAAATGTACCCAGTGTCCCAAGGCCACCACTACCTCCAGCAATCTGGCCAAGCACATGAGACACGTGCACAGCACCACTAGACCTTTTAAG GGTAACTTTCAGTGCACCTACTGCGAAAAGGCATTCTCATATCAACATGACATGAAGAGGCACATAAAAGACATTCACCTTCGGCAAGGAACTGTGGAATGCGACGTCTGTTACAAAAAGTTCAATACAAA GAAAATATTACAAGGCCATCGCTGGAAGATTCACAAAATCAAGGGTGAGAGACAGGGACGCTTACCTTCCTACTTGCAGCACCAAATGCAGGAACAACGACATGAAATCAACATGAGCCACTTGGACCCGCCCTACTGa
- the LOC141429132 gene encoding uncharacterized protein isoform X3: MASLLLLRSMLYAHALQKSKKKKQKKRKKSYVLSSVKIGTAMCRICASENGDIPIFDNFVQPNIPEDIKHFSGVTVSKSDALTQMCQNCLDLLNGCIMFREMCQKNNKRMMKMVAKEDSASQELKRQKKRHKNLTESDDLPLTDFSEYVKCESSQEQNDERGEDSNDSYNIPSPTFSDANAIWGCHFCSKDFFDMDSYSDHLARCPGETITKQPEELTKRKFLCDICGKTCSSNASLLVHMGIHENIFPYKCDVCPYQGRTADLLKVHKRSHMIDKPFKCTQCPKATTTSSNLAKHMRHVHSTTRPFKCTYCEKAFSYQHDMKRHIKDIHLRQGTVECDVCYKKFNTKKILQGHRWKIHKIKGERQGRLPSYLQHQMQEQRHEINMSHLDPPY; this comes from the exons ATGGCTTCACTTTTACTACTTAGATCTATGTTATACGCTCATGCTTTACAGAAATCCAAGAAGAAGAAACAGAAAAAGCGCAAGAAATC TTATGTTTTATCGAGCGTTAAAATAGGAACAGCAATGTGCAGGATATGTGCTTCTGAAAACGGAGATATACCTATTTTCGATAACTTTGTCCAACCTAATATTCCCGAAGACATCAAACACTTTTCGGGCGTTACG GTCAGTAAATCAGATGCCTTAACACAAATGTGTCAAAATTGCTTGGATCTGCTCAATGGGTGCATCATGTTTAGGGAAATgtgccaaaaaaataacaaaagaatgATGAAAATGGTGGCTAAGGAAG ATTCTGCTTCACAAGAATTAAAAAGGCAGAAGAAGCGCCATAAAAACCTTACTGAAAGTGATGACCTTCCTTTAACTG ATTTTTCAGAATATGTTAAGTGTGAGAGCAGCCAAGAGCAGAATGATGAAAGGGGTGAAGACAGTAATGATTCGTATAACATTCCCTCACCAACATTCTCTGATGCTAATGCCATATGGGGATGCCATTTCTGCtctaaagatttttttgatatg GATTCCTACAGTGATCATTTAGCCCGATGTCCAGGTGAAACTATAACAAAGCAGCCTGAAGAGCTTACTAAGAGGAAGTTCCTTTGTGACATATGTGGCAAGACATGCTCTTCCAATGCAAGTCTGTTAGTTCATAT GGGTATCCACGAAAACATATTTCCGTACAAATGCGACGTATGTCCATACCAAGGTCGGACCGCGGATCTGCTGAAAGTTCACAAGCGGTCACACATGATTGACAAGCCCTTCAAATGTACCCAGTGTCCCAAGGCCACCACTACCTCCAGCAATCTGGCCAAGCACATGAGACACGTGCACAGCACCACTAGACCTTTTAAG TGCACCTACTGCGAAAAGGCATTCTCATATCAACATGACATGAAGAGGCACATAAAAGACATTCACCTTCGGCAAGGAACTGTGGAATGCGACGTCTGTTACAAAAAGTTCAATACAAA GAAAATATTACAAGGCCATCGCTGGAAGATTCACAAAATCAAGGGTGAGAGACAGGGACGCTTACCTTCCTACTTGCAGCACCAAATGCAGGAACAACGACATGAAATCAACATGAGCCACTTGGACCCGCCCTACTGa
- the LOC141429130 gene encoding uncharacterized protein, which produces MAVYLTKSMLSKFNRARYPSNCNNEDEASSSSDHWQKLMADCKKSVRLEKDMICRICGKGGCTPLTDKVFEYDIISAIRSVTNVPVTLDDSLPKFICTDCLNSLKIALTFKKNCEMSDRKFRKIIHPMGDPTFHSYPYSKHDFQLILHEMKKKRMKIEEEKDRERKRREKMYLKKAPRIKQFKCSPCDMSFPDKDKLMEHRRERQCMRRACELCGQLVLSITQHMRHIHKQTIPHKCNTCGKEFPIIARLKNHMVVHTDTFNFFCDLCPYKCKHKYYLVMHMRTHTGEKPYKCSQCPATFVNPSNLNKHKLTHQEKQFKCMMCEKAFRTNAALREHHEAAHMNIKHTCNYCGRDFCYKSDLRKHEIRNHNRTKRDYIGGEPSYKQVERLQKIQEGAADAMEKWRHEQQIAVTQPTAVVQATYIDPSKEFLQGNHHLYFADVTGMIQQQPAMVQPQTVQLQALPDLEMKKDEVKIYEAPGISYY; this is translated from the exons atggcaGTGTATTTGACTAAATCAATGCTATCGAAGTTTAATAGGGCAAGATACCCTTCAAATTGCAACAATGAAGATGAAGCTAGTAGCAGCAGTGATCACTGGCAAAAACTGATGGCTGACTG TAAAAAAAGTGTGCGCCTAGAAAAGGATATGATATGCCGAATCTGCGGTAAAGGTGGTTGCACTCCATTGACTGACAAAGTTTTTGAATATGATATCATTAGTGCCATTCGAAGTGTCACAAATGTTCCA GTAACTCTAGATGACTCACTGCCTAAATTCATCTGCACAGATTGCCTTAATTCTCTTAAGATTGCATTGACTTTCAAAAAGAATTGTGAGATGTCAGACAGAAAGTTTAGAAAGATCATACACCCCATGGGTGACCCGACCTTTCACTCCTATCCATATTCAAAACATGACTTTCAGTTGATACTCCatgaaatgaaaaagaaaaggaTGAAAATAGAAGAAGAAAAGGATAGGGAACGAAAAAGAAGAGAGAAGATGTATTTAAAGAAGGCACCAAGAATCAAACAATTTAAATGCTCTCCTTGTGATATGTCTTTTCCTGATAAG GATAAGTTGATGGAGCACCGTCGCGAGCGGCAGTGCATGCGGCGCGCCTGCGAACTTTGCGGCCAGCTGGTACTGAGCATTACGCAGCACATGAGACACATTCACAAGCAGACCATACCTCATAAGTGCAACACCTGTGGCAAGGAGTTCCCTATCATTGCAAGACTGAAGAACCACAT GGTTGTTCACACAGATACATTCAACTTCTTCTGCGACCTGTGCCCCTACAAGTGCAAGCACAAGTATTACCTGGTGATGCACATGAGGACCCATACTGGAGAGAAACCCTATAAATGTTCCCAGTGCCCAGCTACATTTGTCAACCCTTCCAATCTCAATAAGCACAAGTTGACGCACCAGGAGAAACAGTTTAAG TGCATGATGTGTGAAAAGGCGTTCCGCACAAACGCGGCCCTGCGCGAGCATCATGAGGCCGCGCATATGAATATTAAACACACCTGCAACTATTGTGGCCGCGACTTCTGCTACAA ATCTGACCTTCGCAAGCATGAGATTCGTAACCACAACCGCACAAAACGTGACTATATCGGCGGCGAGCCGTCCTACAAACAAGTGGAGCGTCTCCAGAAGATACAAGAAGGGGCGGCTGACGCTATGGAGAAATGGCGGCATGAACAGCAGATCGCCGTCACCCAACCTACGGCTGTTGTACAGGCCACTTACATCGATCCCAGCAAGGAGTTTCTGCAGGGCAACCATCACCTGTACTTCGCTGATGTCACTGGCATGATACAACAGCAGCCAGCTATGG
- the LOC141429132 gene encoding uncharacterized protein isoform X2, whose translation MASLLLLRSMLYAHALQKSKKKKQKKRKKSYVLSSVKIGTAMCRICASENGDIPIFDNFVQPNIPEDIKHFSGVTVSKSDALTQMCQNCLDLLNGCIMFREMCQKNNKRMMKMVAKEDSASQELKRQKKRHKNLTESDDLPLTEYVKCESSQEQNDERGEDSNDSYNIPSPTFSDANAIWGCHFCSKDFFDMDSYSDHLARCPGETITKQPEELTKRKFLCDICGKTCSSNASLLVHMGIHENIFPYKCDVCPYQGRTADLLKVHKRSHMIDKPFKCTQCPKATTTSSNLAKHMRHVHSTTRPFKGNFQCTYCEKAFSYQHDMKRHIKDIHLRQGTVECDVCYKKFNTKKILQGHRWKIHKIKGERQGRLPSYLQHQMQEQRHEINMSHLDPPY comes from the exons ATGGCTTCACTTTTACTACTTAGATCTATGTTATACGCTCATGCTTTACAGAAATCCAAGAAGAAGAAACAGAAAAAGCGCAAGAAATC TTATGTTTTATCGAGCGTTAAAATAGGAACAGCAATGTGCAGGATATGTGCTTCTGAAAACGGAGATATACCTATTTTCGATAACTTTGTCCAACCTAATATTCCCGAAGACATCAAACACTTTTCGGGCGTTACG GTCAGTAAATCAGATGCCTTAACACAAATGTGTCAAAATTGCTTGGATCTGCTCAATGGGTGCATCATGTTTAGGGAAATgtgccaaaaaaataacaaaagaatgATGAAAATGGTGGCTAAGGAAG ATTCTGCTTCACAAGAATTAAAAAGGCAGAAGAAGCGCCATAAAAACCTTACTGAAAGTGATGACCTTCCTTTAACTG AATATGTTAAGTGTGAGAGCAGCCAAGAGCAGAATGATGAAAGGGGTGAAGACAGTAATGATTCGTATAACATTCCCTCACCAACATTCTCTGATGCTAATGCCATATGGGGATGCCATTTCTGCtctaaagatttttttgatatg GATTCCTACAGTGATCATTTAGCCCGATGTCCAGGTGAAACTATAACAAAGCAGCCTGAAGAGCTTACTAAGAGGAAGTTCCTTTGTGACATATGTGGCAAGACATGCTCTTCCAATGCAAGTCTGTTAGTTCATAT GGGTATCCACGAAAACATATTTCCGTACAAATGCGACGTATGTCCATACCAAGGTCGGACCGCGGATCTGCTGAAAGTTCACAAGCGGTCACACATGATTGACAAGCCCTTCAAATGTACCCAGTGTCCCAAGGCCACCACTACCTCCAGCAATCTGGCCAAGCACATGAGACACGTGCACAGCACCACTAGACCTTTTAAG GGTAACTTTCAGTGCACCTACTGCGAAAAGGCATTCTCATATCAACATGACATGAAGAGGCACATAAAAGACATTCACCTTCGGCAAGGAACTGTGGAATGCGACGTCTGTTACAAAAAGTTCAATACAAA GAAAATATTACAAGGCCATCGCTGGAAGATTCACAAAATCAAGGGTGAGAGACAGGGACGCTTACCTTCCTACTTGCAGCACCAAATGCAGGAACAACGACATGAAATCAACATGAGCCACTTGGACCCGCCCTACTGa
- the LOC141429132 gene encoding uncharacterized protein isoform X4, whose protein sequence is MRIKKYFLFKILAPSAYILVSKSDALTQMCQNCLDLLNGCIMFREMCQKNNKRMMKMVAKEDSASQELKRQKKRHKNLTESDDLPLTDFSEYVKCESSQEQNDERGEDSNDSYNIPSPTFSDANAIWGCHFCSKDFFDMDSYSDHLARCPGETITKQPEELTKRKFLCDICGKTCSSNASLLVHMGIHENIFPYKCDVCPYQGRTADLLKVHKRSHMIDKPFKCTQCPKATTTSSNLAKHMRHVHSTTRPFKGNFQCTYCEKAFSYQHDMKRHIKDIHLRQGTVECDVCYKKFNTKKILQGHRWKIHKIKGERQGRLPSYLQHQMQEQRHEINMSHLDPPY, encoded by the exons atgagaattaaaaaatattttttattcaaaatacttgcacctagtgcttacattttg GTCAGTAAATCAGATGCCTTAACACAAATGTGTCAAAATTGCTTGGATCTGCTCAATGGGTGCATCATGTTTAGGGAAATgtgccaaaaaaataacaaaagaatgATGAAAATGGTGGCTAAGGAAG ATTCTGCTTCACAAGAATTAAAAAGGCAGAAGAAGCGCCATAAAAACCTTACTGAAAGTGATGACCTTCCTTTAACTG ATTTTTCAGAATATGTTAAGTGTGAGAGCAGCCAAGAGCAGAATGATGAAAGGGGTGAAGACAGTAATGATTCGTATAACATTCCCTCACCAACATTCTCTGATGCTAATGCCATATGGGGATGCCATTTCTGCtctaaagatttttttgatatg GATTCCTACAGTGATCATTTAGCCCGATGTCCAGGTGAAACTATAACAAAGCAGCCTGAAGAGCTTACTAAGAGGAAGTTCCTTTGTGACATATGTGGCAAGACATGCTCTTCCAATGCAAGTCTGTTAGTTCATAT GGGTATCCACGAAAACATATTTCCGTACAAATGCGACGTATGTCCATACCAAGGTCGGACCGCGGATCTGCTGAAAGTTCACAAGCGGTCACACATGATTGACAAGCCCTTCAAATGTACCCAGTGTCCCAAGGCCACCACTACCTCCAGCAATCTGGCCAAGCACATGAGACACGTGCACAGCACCACTAGACCTTTTAAG GGTAACTTTCAGTGCACCTACTGCGAAAAGGCATTCTCATATCAACATGACATGAAGAGGCACATAAAAGACATTCACCTTCGGCAAGGAACTGTGGAATGCGACGTCTGTTACAAAAAGTTCAATACAAA GAAAATATTACAAGGCCATCGCTGGAAGATTCACAAAATCAAGGGTGAGAGACAGGGACGCTTACCTTCCTACTTGCAGCACCAAATGCAGGAACAACGACATGAAATCAACATGAGCCACTTGGACCCGCCCTACTGa